The proteins below come from a single Edaphobacter acidisoli genomic window:
- a CDS encoding SpoIIE family protein phosphatase produces MPSPIKSPSSKPDGKDTPTSASTPSDARQSGEHFEGDYRPTASKSLFHPHASDPKIRVEPLQVDFLRTLADALNATLDLNTLMHRVADLVRAVIDYRIFAILLINERAQDLRMRFQVGHTPEVERMRVKMGRGIVGQAALLRQSILVEDVTEVEHYINANPNVRSELAVPLVVKNKVIGVLDIESETAGYFTLEHQHLIELVASRMAIAIENARLYTRVSRQAQTLAVLNEISREITSILDLDDLLERIGLLLKRVIDFQMFSILLLNERTGELEHRFSSRYGERITLDRIVPLGQGIIGLAAQQREPLVSSDTRKDPRYIAANPETRSELAAPLLYKGKVIGVLDLEHTRVNYYNEDHQRTLSTLAAQIAISIANARLYQRISDEEQRMESDLEMARKVQLRLMPTRSPKLANAEIAAKFLAARSIGGDLYDFLDYGQGRIALAIGDVSGKAAPAALYAALVSGILRSLAPQHLSPAAMLTALNDQLQERKLDAQYVTMLFAVWDDNNRTLQIANAGSVQPLFVPGTISVANGPRVRTINAEGFPLGLFPQAVYEEFTFSTQPGDQIVFFSDGIVDAENANHDMFGNDRLEKTLASLPNPTASSTVKSVLDAVEAFQAGMDHFDDETLVVLHVN; encoded by the coding sequence ATGCCATCTCCCATCAAATCTCCGAGTTCCAAACCAGACGGCAAAGACACGCCCACGTCGGCGTCCACGCCCTCGGATGCTCGGCAGTCAGGAGAACACTTTGAGGGCGACTATCGCCCCACCGCATCCAAATCGCTCTTTCACCCGCACGCCTCCGACCCGAAGATCCGCGTCGAGCCGCTCCAGGTCGACTTTCTCCGCACCCTCGCCGACGCGCTCAACGCCACACTCGATCTCAACACCCTGATGCACCGCGTCGCAGACCTCGTCCGCGCCGTCATCGACTACCGCATCTTCGCTATCCTGCTCATCAACGAGCGCGCGCAGGACCTGCGTATGAGGTTCCAGGTCGGCCACACGCCCGAGGTCGAGCGCATGCGCGTCAAGATGGGCCGCGGCATCGTCGGCCAGGCCGCGCTCCTGCGCCAGTCCATTCTGGTCGAAGATGTGACCGAGGTCGAGCATTACATCAATGCGAACCCTAACGTCCGCTCCGAGCTTGCCGTCCCTCTCGTCGTCAAAAACAAGGTCATCGGCGTGCTCGACATCGAGTCCGAAACCGCCGGCTATTTCACACTCGAACATCAACATCTGATCGAGCTGGTCGCCTCGCGCATGGCCATCGCCATTGAAAACGCACGCCTCTACACACGCGTCTCGCGCCAGGCACAAACCCTCGCTGTGCTCAACGAGATCTCGCGCGAGATCACCAGCATCCTCGATCTCGACGACCTGCTCGAACGCATCGGCCTCCTGCTCAAGCGCGTCATCGACTTCCAGATGTTCTCCATCCTGCTCCTGAACGAGCGCACCGGAGAACTCGAACACCGCTTCAGCTCTCGTTACGGCGAGCGCATCACTCTCGACCGCATCGTCCCCCTCGGCCAGGGCATCATCGGACTCGCGGCACAGCAGCGCGAGCCGCTGGTCTCTTCAGACACGCGCAAAGACCCGCGCTACATCGCGGCAAACCCGGAGACACGCTCCGAGCTCGCCGCGCCGCTTCTCTACAAGGGCAAGGTTATCGGCGTGCTCGACCTCGAGCACACGCGTGTCAACTACTACAACGAAGACCACCAGCGCACGCTCTCCACGCTGGCCGCACAGATCGCCATCTCCATCGCCAACGCGCGACTCTACCAGCGCATCTCCGACGAAGAACAGCGCATGGAAAGCGACCTGGAGATGGCGCGCAAGGTCCAGCTTCGCCTGATGCCCACCCGTTCGCCGAAGCTTGCCAACGCAGAGATCGCCGCAAAGTTCCTGGCCGCGCGCTCCATCGGCGGCGACCTCTACGACTTCCTCGACTACGGCCAGGGCCGCATCGCGCTCGCCATCGGCGACGTCAGCGGCAAAGCTGCGCCGGCCGCGCTCTACGCGGCGCTGGTCAGCGGCATCCTGCGTTCGCTCGCACCGCAGCACCTCTCGCCCGCGGCAATGCTCACCGCGCTGAACGATCAGCTCCAGGAACGCAAGCTCGACGCGCAATACGTCACCATGCTCTTCGCCGTGTGGGACGATAACAATCGCACGCTCCAGATCGCCAACGCAGGCTCCGTGCAGCCGCTCTTTGTCCCCGGAACCATCTCCGTTGCCAACGGGCCGCGCGTCCGCACCATCAATGCCGAAGGCTTCCCCCTCGGCCTCTTCCCGCAGGCCGTGTACGAGGAGTTCACCTTCTCGACGCAGCCCGGCGACCAGATCGTCTTCTTCTCCGACGGCATCGTCGATGCTGAAAACGCCAACCACGATATGTTCGGCAATGACCGCCTGGAAAAGACGCTTGCGTCCCTTCCTAACCCGACCGCATCCTCTACGGTCAAGTCGGTACTCGATGCCGTTGAAGCCTTCCAGGCCGGCATGGACCACTTCGACGACGAGACCCTCGTCGTTCTCCACGTGAACTAG
- the deoC gene encoding deoxyribose-phosphate aldolase codes for MSTLTISEPQANGPEHFDSQAFATHSLSSAQNLAAILDHSLLKPDATRSQVLQLCHEAAHHRFASATVNPAWVPLAAAALQGTGIPVGVVIGFPLGASLPGTKLAEAAEVVKLGARDIDFVPLIGMLKSGQSADYEAVRQDIRAVVERAHANGATVKVILETCLLTFEEKLRAAEIALSAGADFLQTSTGFSTGGATADDIALLRGTAGNRAGVKAAGGIRSLDDATAMLRAGASRIGASASVKIISELTTA; via the coding sequence TTGAGCACTCTTACCATCTCAGAACCGCAGGCCAACGGCCCCGAGCACTTCGACTCCCAGGCCTTCGCTACCCACAGTCTTTCTTCGGCGCAGAATCTCGCGGCCATTCTTGACCACTCGCTGCTCAAACCTGACGCGACCCGCTCACAGGTATTGCAGCTCTGCCACGAAGCCGCGCACCACCGCTTCGCTTCGGCCACGGTCAACCCTGCCTGGGTGCCGCTCGCAGCGGCTGCCCTGCAAGGCACTGGCATCCCCGTTGGTGTCGTCATCGGCTTCCCGCTCGGTGCATCGCTGCCCGGCACCAAGCTCGCCGAAGCTGCCGAGGTGGTCAAGCTCGGTGCGCGCGACATCGACTTCGTTCCGCTGATCGGGATGCTCAAGTCCGGCCAGTCCGCCGACTATGAAGCCGTGCGTCAGGACATTCGCGCCGTCGTCGAGCGCGCGCACGCAAACGGAGCCACCGTCAAAGTCATCCTCGAAACCTGCCTGCTGACCTTTGAAGAGAAGCTGCGCGCGGCCGAGATCGCCCTGAGCGCTGGAGCAGACTTCCTGCAAACAAGCACCGGCTTCTCCACCGGCGGAGCTACAGCCGATGACATTGCGCTGCTTCGCGGCACGGCAGGAAACCGCGCCGGAGTGAAAGCTGCCGGCGGGATTCGTTCACTCGACGACGCCACCGCGATGCTCCGCGCCGGGGCCTCTCGCATCGGTGCCAGCGCCAGCGTGAAGATCATCTCTGAACTGACGACTGCCTGA
- the hpt gene encoding hypoxanthine phosphoribosyltransferase: MATTTAPTFPPAAGMDILFTKAQIADRVHALGQQISADYAGKDIVLIGVLKGAAIFLSDLARAITVDATFDFVAVSSYGRARVSSGAVKLIKDIDNPIENKNVILVEDILDTGLTLSYLRGLMLQHKPASLKIATCLDKPSRRLVPIEADYVGFSIPNQFVIGYGMDFAERYRNVDDIRLFPEDTPGH; the protein is encoded by the coding sequence ATGGCCACCACGACCGCCCCCACGTTTCCCCCCGCCGCAGGCATGGATATCCTCTTCACCAAAGCTCAGATCGCCGACCGCGTCCACGCGCTAGGCCAGCAGATCTCCGCGGATTATGCAGGCAAGGACATCGTGCTGATCGGCGTGCTCAAGGGCGCGGCCATCTTTCTCTCCGACCTCGCCCGCGCCATCACGGTCGATGCGACCTTCGACTTCGTTGCCGTCTCCAGCTACGGCCGCGCGCGCGTCAGCTCCGGCGCCGTCAAGCTCATCAAAGACATCGACAATCCCATCGAGAACAAGAACGTCATCCTCGTCGAAGACATCCTCGACACCGGCCTCACGCTCAGCTACCTGCGCGGCCTGATGCTCCAGCACAAACCGGCCTCGCTCAAGATCGCCACCTGTCTCGACAAGCCCTCGCGCCGCCTCGTTCCCATCGAAGCCGACTACGTTGGCTTCAGCATCCCCAACCAGTTCGTCATCGGCTACGGCATGGATTTCGCTGAGCGCTACCGCAACGTCGACGACATCCGTCTCTTCCCCGAAGACACTCCCGGGCACTAG
- a CDS encoding prolipoprotein diacylglyceryl transferase has translation MFPYINLGPLHLGTFGLLLWLAAVIATVVLHKNFVRKGVDADALTVVAFVVIAGVIGAKTWHELQSIPDLKVAMREIAAPGWSHPLDVVAGFLHWFQAGFAWFGGLLAGIIVLMWSGVQAKPEGLRGWLAGVRMLDLAAPAAAIGYGVGRIGCLTSGDGDYGIKTTLPWGVHMRPDALVPTKDLVQPTPVYEFLFALVLAWILWQLGRKYRPVGWLTGLYLVLSGIGRFLVEFVRINPKLYFGMSNAQVAALASAVVGVVVMLVAGMRKDDSAAKIEAGSTQKAVH, from the coding sequence ATGTTTCCCTATATCAATTTAGGCCCACTGCACCTGGGCACGTTTGGGCTGCTGTTGTGGCTGGCCGCTGTGATTGCGACTGTCGTGCTGCACAAAAACTTCGTCCGCAAGGGCGTGGACGCGGATGCGCTGACGGTTGTGGCGTTTGTCGTGATTGCAGGTGTGATTGGCGCGAAGACATGGCATGAGTTGCAGAGTATCCCCGACCTGAAGGTGGCGATGCGCGAGATTGCCGCTCCGGGGTGGTCGCATCCTCTGGATGTGGTGGCGGGCTTTCTGCATTGGTTTCAAGCCGGGTTTGCGTGGTTTGGCGGGTTGCTGGCCGGGATCATTGTGCTGATGTGGTCGGGCGTGCAGGCAAAGCCGGAGGGGCTGCGTGGCTGGCTGGCTGGTGTGCGGATGCTGGATCTGGCCGCGCCGGCAGCGGCGATTGGCTACGGCGTTGGGCGCATCGGCTGCCTGACCTCGGGCGACGGGGACTATGGCATCAAGACAACGCTGCCGTGGGGTGTCCACATGCGGCCAGATGCGCTGGTGCCGACGAAGGACCTGGTGCAGCCGACGCCGGTGTATGAGTTTCTGTTTGCGCTGGTGCTGGCGTGGATTCTGTGGCAGCTTGGTCGCAAGTACCGGCCGGTTGGCTGGTTGACTGGGTTGTATCTGGTGCTGAGTGGGATCGGGCGGTTTCTGGTGGAGTTTGTCAGGATTAATCCGAAGCTTTACTTCGGCATGAGCAATGCGCAGGTGGCCGCGCTGGCTTCGGCGGTCGTCGGTGTTGTGGTGATGCTGGTGGCCGGGATGCGGAAGGATGATTCGGCTGCCAAGATTGAGGCTGGCTCGACGCAGAAGGCAGTGCACTGA
- a CDS encoding peptidoglycan-binding protein produces MRSGRLFLGSALILSLSLPAVAATHHRHHSLRNIHLRRHSGPTGQRSIDDQRATQIQAALVKTGYLTGTQASGHWDTTTQAAMQKFQSDNGWQTKLVPDSRAIIKLGLGPSQDSTATNAPSSSVASTASVGASFLPQ; encoded by the coding sequence ATGCGGTCTGGTCGGCTTTTCCTGGGCTCTGCTCTCATCCTTTCCCTGTCTCTCCCTGCTGTAGCGGCCACCCACCACCGCCACCACTCCCTGCGCAACATTCATCTCAGAAGGCACTCCGGTCCGACCGGTCAGCGCTCAATTGACGATCAGCGCGCCACTCAGATTCAGGCCGCGCTCGTGAAGACCGGCTACCTCACCGGTACGCAGGCATCCGGACACTGGGATACCACCACGCAGGCGGCCATGCAGAAATTCCAGTCCGACAATGGCTGGCAGACCAAGCTCGTCCCCGACTCCCGCGCCATCATCAAGCTCGGCCTTGGCCCCTCGCAGGACTCCACTGCCACCAATGCTCCATCCTCTTCCGTGGCGTCCACAGCGAGCGTTGGCGCGAGCTTCCTTCCGCAGTAG
- a CDS encoding trypsin-like peptidase domain-containing protein yields the protein MESPANTPPSLLDRIRSRRLTTTFTILATLSAGILIGSIMTSNVSGHQVDSSDAKPLVIPSPVELSNGFSKIVKEVSPAVVNINTEELPKQGVNRRGRHAQQNPDDDDNSDDSQQQPDNNMQDFFNHFFGGQGGDDGADNSERRALGSGFIVDPRGYIITNNHVIDKADKIYVKLSTDPDNDPGDNGRPATVVGVDRDTDIAVIKIDTKQPLPTIKLGNSEGAQVGDWVLAIGSPFALSKTVTAGIISAKNRTIDEPGPDGVSQSQFQHFIQTDAAINPGNSGGPLVDMAGQVVGMNTAIYTQSMGSQGVGFAMPSNTIAQVYNMLISPEHKVVRGSIGITFQQGLNSAVNRVYDFASGVIVSTVTPNGGAAKAGIQPGDVIVSIDGRNIKDGDDLVNDISNRKVGSTVKLGYLRNGKQGTAAVVIQDRNKTYAELTGDQDDNTPETPQPPDAGKSLLGITVASIPSGVTAKTGQKNGVIITSVRPGSFADEIGLPKGFIITEINKKAVTDQASYRAIVSSLKSKDDVVFVVQSPLEKNTNSYIGGTLP from the coding sequence ATGGAAAGCCCTGCAAACACTCCTCCCTCGCTGCTCGACCGCATTCGCAGCCGCCGCCTCACCACGACCTTCACCATCCTTGCGACGCTCTCTGCCGGCATCCTCATCGGCTCCATCATGACGAGCAACGTCAGCGGCCACCAGGTCGATTCGTCCGACGCCAAGCCTCTCGTCATCCCCTCCCCTGTCGAGCTCTCGAATGGCTTCTCCAAAATTGTTAAAGAGGTCAGCCCCGCCGTCGTCAACATCAACACCGAGGAGCTGCCCAAGCAGGGTGTGAACCGCCGCGGCCGTCACGCCCAGCAGAATCCTGACGACGACGACAACAGCGACGACAGCCAGCAGCAGCCCGACAACAACATGCAGGACTTCTTCAACCACTTCTTCGGTGGCCAGGGCGGTGACGACGGCGCCGACAACAGCGAACGGCGCGCCCTTGGCTCCGGCTTCATCGTCGACCCGCGCGGCTACATCATCACCAACAACCACGTCATCGACAAGGCCGACAAGATCTACGTCAAGCTCTCGACCGATCCTGACAACGATCCCGGCGACAACGGCCGTCCGGCCACCGTCGTCGGCGTTGACCGCGACACCGACATCGCCGTCATCAAGATCGACACCAAGCAGCCTCTGCCCACCATCAAGCTCGGCAACTCCGAAGGCGCGCAGGTCGGCGACTGGGTCCTCGCCATCGGCAGTCCCTTTGCGCTCTCGAAGACCGTCACCGCCGGCATCATCTCCGCCAAGAACCGTACCATCGATGAGCCTGGCCCTGACGGCGTCTCGCAGAGCCAGTTTCAGCACTTCATCCAGACCGACGCCGCCATCAACCCCGGCAACTCCGGTGGCCCGCTCGTCGACATGGCTGGCCAGGTCGTCGGCATGAACACCGCCATCTACACGCAGTCGATGGGCTCGCAGGGCGTAGGTTTCGCGATGCCGTCCAATACCATCGCACAGGTCTACAACATGCTCATCAGTCCTGAGCATAAGGTCGTCCGCGGCTCCATCGGCATTACCTTCCAACAGGGCCTGAACTCCGCGGTCAACCGCGTGTACGACTTCGCAAGCGGAGTCATCGTCTCAACTGTCACACCGAACGGCGGCGCGGCAAAGGCGGGCATCCAGCCCGGCGACGTAATCGTCTCGATCGACGGCCGCAATATCAAAGACGGCGACGATCTCGTCAATGACATCTCCAACCGCAAGGTCGGATCGACCGTCAAACTCGGCTATCTGCGCAACGGCAAGCAAGGAACAGCCGCTGTCGTCATCCAGGACCGCAACAAGACCTACGCGGAGCTGACCGGCGACCAGGACGACAACACGCCAGAGACGCCTCAACCACCTGACGCGGGCAAGAGCCTGCTCGGCATCACCGTCGCATCCATCCCGTCCGGGGTTACTGCCAAAACCGGCCAGAAGAACGGCGTCATCATCACCAGCGTTCGTCCCGGTTCCTTCGCCGACGAGATCGGTCTGCCCAAGGGCTTTATCATCACCGAGATCAACAAAAAGGCCGTCACCGATCAGGCCAGCTACCGCGCCATCGTCTCTTCTCTCAAATCCAAGGACGACGTCGTCTTCGTCGTGCAGTCCCCGCTTGAGAAGAACACCAACTCGTACATCGGCGGCACTCTTCCATAG
- a CDS encoding M20/M25/M40 family metallo-hydrolase has translation MTIAAAQNRITHLASQTAVHRTFHWLHLHQPQLRQWLLDVVRIPAPPFAEQARAAWMLDRFHQLDLSNAHIDEAGNALAEISSESPADSPVILISAHLDTVFPAGTSCEPIAPPDTSRIYAPGICDNAAGLTGLLAIVAALKHANISPPVSILFAANVGEEGEGDLRGMRHLFERSPYANRIAAALILDGSGSSAAVTRALGSLRFRITVTGPGGHSWSDAGAPNPILILSQTLLQLAAIPLPSDPLTTLNVGSISGGTSINSIPESATALLDLRSEDPVQLTRTAAQIREIADSVLPSASPRFTHHSPKISIETIGNRPAGALDPHSPILHALRAVDRHLNIRTELRLGSTDANIPIAKGIPALALGTGGIGGGIHTLQEWYDPTGRETALRRILLTLLDIVQTTSEAATLLPTHRV, from the coding sequence ATGACCATCGCCGCTGCACAAAACCGCATCACGCACCTGGCCTCGCAGACTGCGGTGCATCGCACCTTTCACTGGCTGCATCTTCATCAGCCGCAACTACGCCAATGGCTGCTCGATGTCGTCCGCATTCCCGCACCGCCGTTCGCCGAGCAAGCCCGCGCCGCGTGGATGCTCGATCGCTTCCACCAACTCGATCTCTCGAACGCACACATCGACGAAGCGGGCAACGCGCTGGCCGAAATCAGCTCCGAATCCCCGGCTGATTCTCCAGTCATCCTCATCTCCGCGCACCTCGACACCGTCTTCCCTGCCGGAACCAGTTGTGAGCCTATTGCTCCGCCCGACACGTCACGCATCTACGCGCCCGGCATCTGCGACAACGCCGCCGGTCTCACCGGTCTCCTCGCCATCGTTGCCGCGCTCAAGCATGCAAACATCTCGCCACCGGTCTCAATCCTCTTCGCAGCCAACGTAGGGGAGGAAGGAGAAGGCGATCTCCGCGGAATGCGCCATCTCTTCGAACGCAGCCCCTACGCCAACCGTATCGCCGCCGCACTCATCCTCGACGGCAGCGGCTCGTCTGCCGCCGTCACACGCGCACTCGGCAGCCTGCGCTTCCGCATCACCGTCACCGGCCCCGGCGGACACTCCTGGTCCGATGCCGGCGCACCCAACCCGATTCTCATCCTCAGCCAGACTCTCCTCCAGCTCGCGGCCATCCCGCTTCCCAGCGATCCGCTCACGACACTCAACGTCGGCAGCATCTCCGGCGGCACGTCGATCAACTCCATTCCCGAGAGCGCTACCGCGCTGCTGGATCTTCGCTCCGAAGACCCCGTGCAGCTCACCAGGACCGCCGCACAAATCCGAGAGATTGCTGACAGCGTTCTGCCATCCGCTTCGCCACGCTTCACGCATCATTCACCGAAGATCAGCATCGAAACCATCGGCAACCGTCCCGCTGGTGCGCTTGATCCACATTCGCCCATTCTTCACGCACTCCGCGCCGTAGACCGTCACTTGAACATTCGCACCGAACTGCGCCTCGGCTCGACCGACGCTAACATCCCCATAGCCAAAGGCATTCCGGCACTTGCGCTGGGTACCGGAGGTATAGGCGGCGGCATCCATACCCTCCAGGAGTGGTACGATCCGACGGGCCGCGAAACCGCTCTCCGCCGCATCCTTCTCACGTTGCTGGACATCGTTCAAACCACTTCTGAAGCCGCGACACTTTTGCCTACGCATCGCGTCTAA
- the truA gene encoding tRNA pseudouridine(38-40) synthase TruA — MHHWKLTLAYDGTSFNGWQVQPNLPTIQGTLAAALHRITGETLLPQGSGRTDAGVHALAQVASISLATPIPATNLHYALNRVLPQSIRVLTIESVSEDFHARHSARRKTYEYRIFPRALYPRAIPPTLDRICSPMLAPYVWDCPYPLDFAALENAADYVRGTHDFTSFTAVNPDQTSRDESTSSETPEASFVRTIYHSSWHRSDGLYLYRVTGSGFLHHMVRNLVGTFVEAAARRISADDIPGILAARNRSAAGPTAPARGLFLVEVEYA, encoded by the coding sequence ATGCATCACTGGAAGCTAACACTCGCCTACGATGGAACCAGCTTCAACGGCTGGCAGGTTCAACCAAACCTGCCGACCATCCAAGGCACACTAGCGGCGGCGCTTCACCGCATCACCGGAGAAACCCTCCTCCCACAAGGTTCCGGGCGCACGGACGCAGGTGTCCATGCACTCGCTCAAGTCGCCAGCATCTCGCTTGCAACACCCATCCCTGCTACAAACTTGCACTATGCTCTCAACCGCGTCCTGCCGCAGAGCATCCGCGTCCTCACCATCGAATCTGTCTCCGAAGACTTCCACGCCCGCCACAGCGCCCGCCGCAAGACATATGAATACCGCATCTTTCCCCGCGCGCTCTACCCGCGCGCCATCCCACCAACGCTCGACCGCATCTGCTCTCCCATGCTTGCCCCCTATGTCTGGGACTGCCCCTACCCGCTCGACTTCGCCGCTCTTGAGAACGCCGCCGACTACGTTCGCGGCACGCACGACTTCACCTCATTCACTGCGGTCAATCCAGACCAGACCTCGCGCGACGAGTCCACGTCATCCGAGACGCCTGAGGCCAGCTTCGTCCGCACCATCTATCACTCCTCATGGCATCGCAGCGACGGCCTCTATCTCTACCGTGTGACTGGCTCCGGCTTTCTGCATCACATGGTGCGCAACCTGGTCGGCACCTTCGTCGAAGCGGCAGCGCGACGCATCTCTGCCGACGATATCCCTGGCATCCTCGCCGCCCGCAATCGCTCCGCCGCCGGCCCCACCGCGCCCGCGCGCGGACTCTTCCTCGTCGAGGTCGAATACGCATGA